One part of the Vespula pensylvanica isolate Volc-1 chromosome 18, ASM1446617v1, whole genome shotgun sequence genome encodes these proteins:
- the LOC122635598 gene encoding putative uncharacterized protein DDB_G0270496, producing the protein QALQPPIVHHRSESLPYAYEYPNVGYPIVQNVEQAIAPTSKQLVIVSFIGLLLLLAIIQNTLASTKRKDTMVDVLPSKRKRDVHAIYDFNSITPEEEKEEEQIVLNDDARVRCIQKTICLENQKLFQDLGLIGKILAKYLTRNVEKSVKSSSGWDRLVEDAGSAGLRGEDCDLLYRDCDNPIIFLSPTKEKKVASKEVTSTSSDRVEEGNEDDEYDEYDEYDEYDEYDEYDEYDEYEEYDDGDEEDEVEYAEAIVDDDSDDEDDDDVPFSYEQR; encoded by the exons caagcTTTGCAGCCACCAATCGTACACCATCGAAGCGAGAGTTTACCGTACGCATATGAATATCCAAACGTTGGTTATCCAATAGTGCAAAACGTGGAACAAGCGATAGCTCCAACTTCTAAACAACTTGTAATAGTCAGTTTCATTGGATTGCTTTTACTTCTTGCTATCATTCAAAATACATTAGCTTCGACCAAGAGAAAAGATACTATGGTAGATGTTCTTCCATCCAAACGAAAACGAGACGTTCATGCTATTTATGACTTTAATTCTATC ACtccagaagaagaaaaagaagaagaacaaattgTATTGAACGACGATGCTCGAGTACGTTGCATTCAAAAAACAATTTGTCTTGAAAATCAAAAACTATTTCAAGATCTAGGTTTAATAGGAAAAATTCTAGCGAAATATCTAAC aAGGAACGTCGAGAAATCTGTTAAATCATCTTCGGGATGGGATCGATTGGTCGAGGATGCAGGATCAGCTGGATTACGTGGTGAAGATTGTGATCTTCTTTATAGGGATTGTGATAAtcctataatttttctatcgccaaccaaagagaagaaagttgCTTCGAAAGAAGTGACATCTACGAGTTCAGA TCGAG TGGAAGAGGgcaacgaagacgacgaataCGACGAATACGACGAGTACGACGAATACGACGAATACGACGAGTACGACGAGTACGACGAATACGAGGAATACGACGAcggagacgaagaagacgaggtCGAATATGCCGAAGCAATTGTTGACGATGACTcggacgacgaagacgacgatgatgtTCCATTCTCGTACGAACAACGTTGA
- the LOC122635638 gene encoding protein gustavus isoform X4: MDWAVKARRTLDRFVASKNEDTRYRQLTVQRAKRAYKANRCVSGGGSRGNGATGGTGGGGGGGGGGGGGGGGGGGGGGGGGGGGAGIDGGTVPAAPPTTGHHHHYHHHHHHHHHLTSTTTTTTTTTTTTTTGGTRHHRHRLPAGKQCTEHRHHPHHHRHHPHHRSHHRGMNMGQKISGGVKSVTRESGAGAGGGVGVGGGGAVAYKPVVPRELAQDLSRPARLDVLLDMPPASRETQVHHSWNADDRSLNIFVKDDDKLTFHRHPVAQSTDCIRGKVGYTKGMHVWELYWSTRQRGTHAVVGVATADAPLHSVGYQSLVGNNDLSWGWDLGRNKLYHDSKNNVGVTYPALLKPDETFIVPDKFLVVLDMDEGTLAFVVDGQYLGIAFRGLKGRKLHPIVSAVWGHCEITMKYIGGLDPEPLPLMDLCRRVIRQRIGKHRLEEKINELNLPQAMKTYLLYRDRR, from the exons ATGGATTGGGCGGTGAAGGCTCGACGCAC actGGACCGTTTCGTAGCGAGCAAAAATGAAGACACGAGGTACAGACAGCTAACCGTTCAGAGAGCTAAACGAGC GTACAAAGCGAATCGTTGCGTGAGCGGGGGCGGTAGCCGCGGAAACGGCGCGACTGGTGGTACCGGAggcggaggaggaggtggaggaggaggaggaggaggcggtgggggaggaggaggtgggggaggaggaggaggaggaggaggagcggGAATCGACGGTGGCACGGTGCCTGCTGCACCACCGACCACCggccatcaccaccactaccatcaccaccatcaccatcaccatcatctcACCAGCACGACAACAACCACCACCACGacgaccaccaccaccaccaccggcGGCACCAGGCACCACAGGCACAGGCTGCCGGCGGGCAAGCAGTGCACCGAGCACCGACACCACCCGCATCATCACCGGCATCACCCACACCATCGCTCCCATCATCGGGGCATGAACATGGGCCAAAAGATTTCAG GCGGCGTGAAGAGCGTGACGCGCGAGAGCGGAGCTGGAGCGGGCGGCGGAGTTGGTGTCGGTGGTGGCGGCGCAGTGGCGTACAAACCGGTGGTACCAAGAGAGTTGGCGCAAGACTTGTCGAGGCCAGCTCGTCTCGATGTCCTCCTCGATATGCCGCCCGCATCGCGGGAAACTCAAGTTCATCACAGCTGGAACGCTGACGACCGCAGTCTCAACATATTTGTTAAG GACGACGACAAGCTGACGTTTCATCGGCACCCCGTTGCACAGAGTACCGATTGCATACGAGGGAAGGTCGGTTATACGAAGGGTATGCACGTGTGGGAGCTTTACTGGAGCACGAGGCAACGTGGTACACACGCTGTGGTCGGTGTTGCGACCGCAGACGCGCCCCTTCATAGCGTTGGCTATCAGAGTCTCGTTGGTAACAACGACCTCAGCTGGGGATGGGATCTCGGTAGGAATAAACTCTATCATGACTCGAAGAACAACGTCGGTGTTACGTATCCGGCGCTACTTAAACCAGACGAGACCTTTATCGTGCCCGATAAATTTCTGG TTGTACTCGATATGGACGAGGGCACGTTAGCTTTCGTAGTGGACGGACAGTATCTTGGGATCGCGTTCAGAGGTCTCAAAGGAAGGAAGCTACATCCCATTGTGTCAGCTGTCTGGGGACACTGCGAGATTACGATGAAATATATCGGTGGTCTTGATC cCGAACCTTTACCTTTGATGGATCTTTGTCGAAGAGTGATCAGACAACGGATCGGGAAGCACAGACTCGAGGAAAAGATCAACGAATTAAATCTGCCACAAGCGATGAAGACTTATCTCCTTTACCGTGACAGGAGGTAA
- the LOC122635638 gene encoding protein gustavus isoform X5 — protein sequence MDWAVKARRTLDRFVASKNEDTRYKANRCVSGGGSRGNGATGGTGGGGGGGGGGGGGGGGGGGGGGGGGGGGAGIDGGTVPAAPPTTGHHHHYHHHHHHHHHLTSTTTTTTTTTTTTTTGGTRHHRHRLPAGKQCTEHRHHPHHHRHHPHHRSHHRGMNMGQKISGGVKSVTRESGAGAGGGVGVGGGGAVAYKPVVPRELAQDLSRPARLDVLLDMPPASRETQVHHSWNADDRSLNIFVKDDDKLTFHRHPVAQSTDCIRGKVGYTKGMHVWELYWSTRQRGTHAVVGVATADAPLHSVGYQSLVGNNDLSWGWDLGRNKLYHDSKNNVGVTYPALLKPDETFIVPDKFLVVLDMDEGTLAFVVDGQYLGIAFRGLKGRKLHPIVSAVWGHCEITMKYIGGLDPEPLPLMDLCRRVIRQRIGKHRLEEKINELNLPQAMKTYLLYRDRR from the exons ATGGATTGGGCGGTGAAGGCTCGACGCAC actGGACCGTTTCGTAGCGAGCAAAAATGAAGACACGAG GTACAAAGCGAATCGTTGCGTGAGCGGGGGCGGTAGCCGCGGAAACGGCGCGACTGGTGGTACCGGAggcggaggaggaggtggaggaggaggaggaggaggcggtgggggaggaggaggtgggggaggaggaggaggaggaggaggagcggGAATCGACGGTGGCACGGTGCCTGCTGCACCACCGACCACCggccatcaccaccactaccatcaccaccatcaccatcaccatcatctcACCAGCACGACAACAACCACCACCACGacgaccaccaccaccaccaccggcGGCACCAGGCACCACAGGCACAGGCTGCCGGCGGGCAAGCAGTGCACCGAGCACCGACACCACCCGCATCATCACCGGCATCACCCACACCATCGCTCCCATCATCGGGGCATGAACATGGGCCAAAAGATTTCAG GCGGCGTGAAGAGCGTGACGCGCGAGAGCGGAGCTGGAGCGGGCGGCGGAGTTGGTGTCGGTGGTGGCGGCGCAGTGGCGTACAAACCGGTGGTACCAAGAGAGTTGGCGCAAGACTTGTCGAGGCCAGCTCGTCTCGATGTCCTCCTCGATATGCCGCCCGCATCGCGGGAAACTCAAGTTCATCACAGCTGGAACGCTGACGACCGCAGTCTCAACATATTTGTTAAG GACGACGACAAGCTGACGTTTCATCGGCACCCCGTTGCACAGAGTACCGATTGCATACGAGGGAAGGTCGGTTATACGAAGGGTATGCACGTGTGGGAGCTTTACTGGAGCACGAGGCAACGTGGTACACACGCTGTGGTCGGTGTTGCGACCGCAGACGCGCCCCTTCATAGCGTTGGCTATCAGAGTCTCGTTGGTAACAACGACCTCAGCTGGGGATGGGATCTCGGTAGGAATAAACTCTATCATGACTCGAAGAACAACGTCGGTGTTACGTATCCGGCGCTACTTAAACCAGACGAGACCTTTATCGTGCCCGATAAATTTCTGG TTGTACTCGATATGGACGAGGGCACGTTAGCTTTCGTAGTGGACGGACAGTATCTTGGGATCGCGTTCAGAGGTCTCAAAGGAAGGAAGCTACATCCCATTGTGTCAGCTGTCTGGGGACACTGCGAGATTACGATGAAATATATCGGTGGTCTTGATC cCGAACCTTTACCTTTGATGGATCTTTGTCGAAGAGTGATCAGACAACGGATCGGGAAGCACAGACTCGAGGAAAAGATCAACGAATTAAATCTGCCACAAGCGATGAAGACTTATCTCCTTTACCGTGACAGGAGGTAA
- the LOC122635638 gene encoding protein gustavus isoform X6: MDWAVKARRTYKANRCVSGGGSRGNGATGGTGGGGGGGGGGGGGGGGGGGGGGGGGGGGAGIDGGTVPAAPPTTGHHHHYHHHHHHHHHLTSTTTTTTTTTTTTTTGGTRHHRHRLPAGKQCTEHRHHPHHHRHHPHHRSHHRGMNMGQKISGGVKSVTRESGAGAGGGVGVGGGGAVAYKPVVPRELAQDLSRPARLDVLLDMPPASRETQVHHSWNADDRSLNIFVKDDDKLTFHRHPVAQSTDCIRGKVGYTKGMHVWELYWSTRQRGTHAVVGVATADAPLHSVGYQSLVGNNDLSWGWDLGRNKLYHDSKNNVGVTYPALLKPDETFIVPDKFLVVLDMDEGTLAFVVDGQYLGIAFRGLKGRKLHPIVSAVWGHCEITMKYIGGLDPEPLPLMDLCRRVIRQRIGKHRLEEKINELNLPQAMKTYLLYRDRR; this comes from the exons ATGGATTGGGCGGTGAAGGCTCGACGCAC GTACAAAGCGAATCGTTGCGTGAGCGGGGGCGGTAGCCGCGGAAACGGCGCGACTGGTGGTACCGGAggcggaggaggaggtggaggaggaggaggaggaggcggtgggggaggaggaggtgggggaggaggaggaggaggaggaggagcggGAATCGACGGTGGCACGGTGCCTGCTGCACCACCGACCACCggccatcaccaccactaccatcaccaccatcaccatcaccatcatctcACCAGCACGACAACAACCACCACCACGacgaccaccaccaccaccaccggcGGCACCAGGCACCACAGGCACAGGCTGCCGGCGGGCAAGCAGTGCACCGAGCACCGACACCACCCGCATCATCACCGGCATCACCCACACCATCGCTCCCATCATCGGGGCATGAACATGGGCCAAAAGATTTCAG GCGGCGTGAAGAGCGTGACGCGCGAGAGCGGAGCTGGAGCGGGCGGCGGAGTTGGTGTCGGTGGTGGCGGCGCAGTGGCGTACAAACCGGTGGTACCAAGAGAGTTGGCGCAAGACTTGTCGAGGCCAGCTCGTCTCGATGTCCTCCTCGATATGCCGCCCGCATCGCGGGAAACTCAAGTTCATCACAGCTGGAACGCTGACGACCGCAGTCTCAACATATTTGTTAAG GACGACGACAAGCTGACGTTTCATCGGCACCCCGTTGCACAGAGTACCGATTGCATACGAGGGAAGGTCGGTTATACGAAGGGTATGCACGTGTGGGAGCTTTACTGGAGCACGAGGCAACGTGGTACACACGCTGTGGTCGGTGTTGCGACCGCAGACGCGCCCCTTCATAGCGTTGGCTATCAGAGTCTCGTTGGTAACAACGACCTCAGCTGGGGATGGGATCTCGGTAGGAATAAACTCTATCATGACTCGAAGAACAACGTCGGTGTTACGTATCCGGCGCTACTTAAACCAGACGAGACCTTTATCGTGCCCGATAAATTTCTGG TTGTACTCGATATGGACGAGGGCACGTTAGCTTTCGTAGTGGACGGACAGTATCTTGGGATCGCGTTCAGAGGTCTCAAAGGAAGGAAGCTACATCCCATTGTGTCAGCTGTCTGGGGACACTGCGAGATTACGATGAAATATATCGGTGGTCTTGATC cCGAACCTTTACCTTTGATGGATCTTTGTCGAAGAGTGATCAGACAACGGATCGGGAAGCACAGACTCGAGGAAAAGATCAACGAATTAAATCTGCCACAAGCGATGAAGACTTATCTCCTTTACCGTGACAGGAGGTAA